The Prevotella fusca JCM 17724 genome includes a window with the following:
- a CDS encoding relaxase/mobilization nuclease domain-containing protein, with protein MISKAKVISHGANAIRYSVDKDKAEIVKTNLLPDDIAPTAMWERMLALQKKFEDKLNCHHPLKRNMIRMEVSPTSEETHGWEIEDWQKLADDFIREFDAIDLSAKSKRKSATTTNLQNSQYVVALHHDSKSGIMHLHIDANRIDMTGNVNDAHYIYERAMMAASKVSQQRGWTDAQEVSQRNKDKITQDFLSVLVKMPYFDWELYVKYICQKGYDVKTHLDSNGKVRGYSIKRGNSTYKSSELGKGRCLMPLKIEKTWEKLHHQNQENTLLTSPRQETIGHHTQIRPETKPLDIVDSSSVMRHIDFSTDEFHHYPVDISQGCLDVIDNNITLDVDNVFAQIGDVQKIAILLFAEYIDAATTVAAQSGGGGGGATSSWGRDKDDDDLRWAYRCAMMANYLCRPRRKQKYGR; from the coding sequence ATGATATCCAAAGCAAAAGTTATAAGTCATGGGGCAAATGCCATACGTTACTCCGTAGACAAGGACAAGGCAGAGATTGTAAAAACCAATCTTCTCCCAGATGATATTGCTCCAACAGCAATGTGGGAAAGAATGCTCGCTTTACAAAAGAAATTTGAGGATAAGTTGAATTGTCATCACCCTCTCAAACGAAACATGATACGAATGGAGGTTTCCCCAACATCAGAAGAGACTCATGGTTGGGAAATTGAAGATTGGCAAAAATTGGCGGATGATTTTATTAGGGAGTTTGATGCGATTGACCTTTCTGCTAAGTCGAAGCGCAAAAGTGCAACAACAACTAATCTCCAAAACAGCCAATATGTGGTTGCTCTACACCATGATAGTAAGAGTGGTATCATGCACCTTCATATTGATGCGAACCGCATAGACATGACGGGTAACGTGAATGATGCCCATTATATCTATGAAAGAGCAATGATGGCAGCATCAAAGGTTTCACAACAGCGAGGTTGGACGGATGCGCAAGAGGTGAGCCAACGTAACAAGGACAAAATTACACAAGATTTCCTATCTGTATTGGTAAAAATGCCATACTTTGATTGGGAACTTTATGTAAAATATATCTGTCAAAAGGGGTATGATGTGAAAACGCATCTGGACAGTAATGGTAAAGTCCGTGGATATTCTATCAAACGAGGTAACTCTACATATAAGTCTTCTGAACTTGGTAAAGGTCGTTGTCTTATGCCACTAAAGATTGAAAAGACATGGGAAAAATTGCATCACCAGAATCAAGAGAACACCTTATTGACATCACCAAGGCAAGAAACGATAGGGCATCATACTCAAATACGACCAGAAACAAAACCATTGGACATTGTGGACAGCAGCTCAGTTATGCGACACATTGACTTTTCAACAGACGAGTTCCATCACTATCCTGTTGACATTTCCCAGGGTTGTCTGGATGTGATAGACAACAACATTACCCTTGATGTTGATAATGTATTCGCCCAAATTGGCGATGTCCAGAAAATAGCAATTCTTCTATTTGCAGAATACATTGATGCAGCAACTACCGTTGCAGCCCAATCTGGAGGTGGAGGCGGTGGCGCAACCTCTAGTTGGGGACGTGATAAAGATGATGATGATTTGAGATGGGCATATCGTTGCGCTATGATGGCAAACTATTTGTGCCGTCCTCGTAGGAAACAAAAATATGGAAGATAA
- a CDS encoding plasmid mobilization protein, whose amino-acid sequence MKKKKTELNAPKYTSRLIVRLTSQLHKEIEEYASLCGLTASAYARKRLEGKYPKQRLTDKEMEALNSLSDARGDIQKLFGFLKGRPLSERENILRSEIFMRQWRLSAEAILNRMIEIEKYITQ is encoded by the coding sequence ATGAAAAAGAAAAAGACAGAACTAAACGCACCCAAATATACGAGTCGTCTTATAGTGAGACTGACATCACAGCTTCATAAGGAGATTGAGGAATACGCCTCGCTTTGTGGGCTGACCGCAAGTGCATACGCACGCAAACGTCTGGAGGGGAAATATCCCAAGCAGAGACTAACCGACAAGGAAATGGAAGCATTGAATAGTCTTTCTGATGCCAGAGGGGACATACAGAAACTGTTTGGTTTCCTCAAAGGACGACCATTGTCTGAGCGTGAGAATATTCTTCGCAGTGAGATATTCATGAGGCAGTGGCGGTTGAGTGCAGAAGCGATACTAAACCGAATGATAGAGATTGAGAAATATATAACCCAATAA
- a CDS encoding primase-helicase family protein, translating into MEELYIRVGTTIYKVVQQPLADGTTITRRIQWSFGTIRQDYGKNNIPPITKYNGFCTVPSHTDYQKEIVGFYNLYEPIDHVPTEGVFPNIEQLLRHIFEEQYELGLDYMQLLYTQPTQKLPILLLVSEERNTGKTTFLNFLKSIFQDNATFNTNEDFRSQFNADWAGKLLIVVDEVLLSRREDSERLKNLSTAQTYKVEAKGKDRQEVNFFAKFVLCSNNELYPVIIDPGENRYWVRKIRPFENDDTNFLLKLKEQIPAFLYYLQHRTLSTIKEGRMWFNPALIRTEAFDRIIQCNRNHTELDMVELIRDIMETQNVDEVSFIPQDLIPLLTMNGVKVEQWQIRKVVKDVWRLIPAHNALTYLTYQCDYGKPGRVSSINRVGRFYTVTKDFFDSLEI; encoded by the coding sequence GGATTCAATGGAGCTTTGGCACCATCCGTCAGGACTATGGAAAGAACAACATTCCTCCCATCACAAAGTACAATGGTTTTTGCACTGTGCCGAGCCATACAGACTACCAAAAGGAGATTGTCGGCTTCTACAATCTTTATGAGCCAATTGATCATGTTCCCACAGAGGGTGTCTTTCCTAATATTGAACAGTTGTTGCGTCATATATTCGAGGAACAATATGAGTTGGGATTGGACTATATGCAATTGCTCTATACGCAACCGACACAGAAGTTGCCCATTCTCCTATTAGTGTCGGAGGAACGCAACACTGGTAAGACCACTTTCTTGAATTTCCTCAAAAGTATCTTTCAGGACAATGCTACCTTTAACACGAATGAGGATTTCAGGAGTCAGTTCAATGCAGACTGGGCAGGCAAGCTGCTCATCGTTGTGGATGAAGTGTTGCTGAGCCGTAGGGAAGATTCCGAGCGGTTGAAGAACCTAAGCACGGCTCAAACCTATAAGGTGGAAGCGAAAGGAAAAGACAGGCAGGAGGTCAACTTCTTTGCCAAGTTCGTACTCTGTTCCAACAATGAACTCTATCCCGTTATCATTGATCCAGGAGAGAATCGCTATTGGGTACGCAAAATCCGTCCATTTGAAAATGATGACACCAACTTCTTACTGAAGCTCAAAGAGCAGATACCTGCTTTCCTCTATTACTTGCAGCATCGCACACTCTCCACCATTAAAGAAGGGCGCATGTGGTTCAATCCTGCTCTTATCAGGACCGAGGCTTTTGATCGTATCATTCAGTGCAACCGCAATCATACGGAGTTGGACATGGTGGAACTGATACGGGACATTATGGAAACGCAGAATGTAGATGAGGTGTCTTTTATCCCTCAGGATTTGATCCCCTTATTGACTATGAACGGAGTCAAGGTAGAGCAATGGCAGATACGAAAGGTGGTGAAAGATGTCTGGCGGCTTATTCCGGCACACAATGCACTGACCTATCTTACCTATCAGTGCGACTATGGCAAACCGGGACGAGTTTCATCTATCAACAGAGTGGGACGCTTCTACACGGTGACAAAGGACTTCTTTGATTCTTTAGAAATATAA